One part of the Ancylomarina subtilis genome encodes these proteins:
- a CDS encoding LytR/AlgR family response regulator transcription factor, giving the protein MKLKCLIIDDEPLAQRVLEKYIAELSGLDLVGKCSDALEAMEVLKKEEIDLIFLDINMPRLNGINFLKTYKNPPLTIITSAYTEYAVESYELNVLDYLKKPFAFQRFLQAIQKAEERMKLTEQQEEVRGDMEYIFVKANKKTINVSLDRIQYIEALGDYVKIYTDSEHIVTYQSLKGIEKLLPTQKFYRVHKSYIVALAKIKSIEGNMVHMTNNSLPIGNNYKQGFLQKIHMG; this is encoded by the coding sequence ATGAAACTAAAATGCTTAATAATTGATGATGAACCCTTAGCACAACGTGTGTTAGAAAAATACATTGCTGAACTATCAGGATTGGATTTGGTTGGAAAGTGCAGCGATGCTCTTGAGGCGATGGAAGTACTCAAAAAAGAAGAAATCGATTTAATCTTTTTAGATATCAATATGCCTAGATTGAACGGAATCAACTTTCTTAAAACATATAAAAATCCGCCACTAACCATCATCACAAGTGCTTATACCGAGTATGCGGTAGAAAGCTACGAACTTAATGTGCTCGATTACCTTAAAAAACCCTTTGCTTTTCAGCGTTTTCTACAGGCCATTCAGAAAGCAGAAGAACGAATGAAACTAACTGAGCAACAGGAAGAAGTTAGGGGTGATATGGAATACATCTTTGTAAAAGCCAATAAAAAAACAATAAATGTAAGTTTAGATCGTATTCAATACATCGAAGCCCTTGGCGATTATGTGAAAATCTATACCGATTCAGAACACATCGTTACCTATCAGTCTTTAAAGGGGATTGAAAAATTATTGCCAACTCAAAAATTTTACCGCGTACACAAATCCTACATTGTTGCTTTAGCTAAAATAAAATCAATAGAAGGTAATATGGTTCATATGACAAATAACAGCTTACCCATTGGCAACAACTACAAACAAGGATTCCTACAAAAAATCCACATGGGCTAA
- a CDS encoding sensor histidine kinase encodes MATPILMTRSKNIYHIIFWFVSVLFWLFSLFLASEYKNVLTYQIISLAIAFNICFAAAVYTNLRILIPAFFKKKAFFLFFLSLFITVGLSALLIQFLLIYPLNSFLTENDGFKSFVFTDWINFAFFSFIYVGVTSIFSLTREWFILQKISSQLKDIEKEKLEAELKVLKTQIKPHFLFNSLNNIYSLALDKSDDTATVVLQLSDLMRYILYDCNERLVDINKELDFTRNYISLHKIRLDETTPINFIVNGHFDGHKIAPLLFEPFIENAFKHGLYGKDLDSFINITFNFDENDQMELVIENSYDPNWDQTKKKSGGIGIENVVRRLELIYPQKHKLDIEKGEKTFKISLNIELS; translated from the coding sequence ATGGCAACTCCAATACTAATGACACGAAGCAAAAACATCTACCACATTATATTTTGGTTTGTCTCAGTCCTTTTTTGGCTATTTTCATTGTTTCTGGCGAGTGAATACAAAAATGTCCTCACTTACCAAATCATTTCATTAGCAATAGCTTTCAATATTTGTTTTGCAGCCGCAGTATATACAAACCTAAGAATATTAATACCAGCTTTTTTCAAAAAAAAGGCCTTTTTCCTATTCTTTCTATCTCTTTTTATAACGGTAGGGCTTTCAGCACTTTTAATTCAATTTCTACTCATCTATCCGTTAAATAGTTTTCTGACAGAAAATGATGGATTCAAATCATTTGTTTTTACTGATTGGATAAACTTTGCCTTCTTTTCATTTATTTACGTGGGAGTCACAAGTATATTCTCTCTAACCCGCGAATGGTTTATTCTACAAAAAATATCAAGTCAATTAAAAGATATTGAAAAAGAAAAGCTCGAAGCGGAACTTAAAGTGCTAAAAACACAAATCAAACCCCATTTTTTATTCAATTCCCTAAACAACATCTATTCTTTAGCTCTTGATAAATCAGATGATACAGCAACTGTCGTCCTGCAACTATCCGATTTAATGCGCTACATTCTTTACGATTGCAATGAAAGGCTAGTCGATATTAACAAAGAACTTGACTTCACCCGAAACTATATCAGCCTACATAAAATTAGGTTGGATGAAACCACCCCCATCAATTTTATCGTTAATGGTCATTTTGATGGACACAAGATAGCTCCTCTCCTATTCGAACCCTTTATCGAGAATGCCTTCAAGCATGGCTTATACGGAAAGGACCTGGATAGTTTCATAAACATCACTTTCAACTTTGATGAAAATGATCAAATGGAGCTTGTGATTGAAAACAGTTACGATCCCAATTGGGATCAAACTAAAAAGAAAAGTGGAGGAATTGGTATTGAGAATGTCGTCAGACGTCTTGAACTCATTTATCCTCAGAAGCATAAATTAGATATTGAAAAAGGTGAAAAGACATTCAAAATCAGTCTAAATATTGAACTCTCCTGA
- a CDS encoding cysteine hydrolase family protein yields MFKKELLFWNVDTQFDFMNPAGKLYVPGSEVILPLLERLTLLAKECNIQVVNTADHHFPDAKELSETPDFITTFPPHCMANSRGANYVEETQPDTPEFVHWDRVYSEAEIRNLTASRNIVVLKDVFDVFEGNPNTQKLVKALAPRKVFVYGVTTNVCVDCAVCGLAKQNIQVFVIEDAIKELPNIPLPFEKWDALGVQRIKYADITSYM; encoded by the coding sequence ATGTTTAAAAAAGAGCTTTTGTTTTGGAATGTGGATACGCAGTTCGATTTTATGAATCCAGCGGGGAAATTATATGTGCCGGGTTCTGAGGTGATTTTACCCCTGTTGGAGCGTTTGACATTATTGGCAAAAGAGTGTAATATTCAGGTTGTTAATACAGCTGATCATCATTTCCCGGATGCAAAAGAGTTGTCAGAAACGCCTGATTTTATTACAACTTTCCCACCGCATTGCATGGCCAACTCTAGGGGTGCTAACTATGTTGAAGAAACACAACCTGATACACCTGAGTTTGTTCATTGGGATAGGGTTTATTCCGAAGCTGAGATTCGTAATCTGACAGCTTCTCGAAATATTGTTGTTTTAAAAGATGTGTTCGATGTGTTTGAGGGGAATCCTAATACGCAAAAACTGGTGAAGGCATTAGCACCCAGGAAAGTTTTTGTTTATGGGGTGACTACTAATGTTTGTGTTGATTGTGCTGTTTGTGGATTGGCTAAGCAGAATATTCAGGTTTTCGTAATCGAAGATGCTATAAAGGAGCTACCCAATATCCCACTTCCTTTCGAAAAATGGGATGCTTTAGGTGTTCAGCGAATTAAATATGCTGATATTACAAGTTATATGTAA
- the miaA gene encoding tRNA (adenosine(37)-N6)-dimethylallyltransferase MiaA, whose translation MQYNLLVVLGATATGKTTLAVNLAKSLNGEIISADSRQIYRGMDLGTGKDIEEYTIDGQEIPHHLIDIADAGYKYNVYEFQRDFVDAFEAIQKRNNLPLVCGGTGMYLEACLKGYKLIAVPKDQEFRDTLLDKSLDELGEILRSYKTVHNNSDLETKKRAIRAIEIERYYASHPEIEMKHPELKPLLIGIKFDREERRNRISLRLKERLESGMIEEVEGLIKSGVSPEDLIYYGLEYKFLTKYVIGELTYDEMFSQLEIAIHQFAKRQMTWFRKMERSGFEIHWLDGFMPLEEKIEKVKELWNA comes from the coding sequence ATGCAATACAATCTATTAGTCGTATTAGGTGCCACTGCAACGGGCAAAACAACTTTAGCTGTCAATTTGGCAAAATCCTTAAACGGGGAAATCATAAGCGCTGATTCCAGACAAATCTATCGTGGTATGGACCTCGGGACGGGTAAAGACATTGAAGAATATACGATTGACGGACAGGAAATCCCTCATCATCTGATTGATATTGCTGATGCCGGATACAAATACAATGTGTATGAATTCCAGCGAGATTTTGTAGATGCTTTCGAAGCCATTCAGAAACGAAACAATTTACCTCTTGTTTGTGGTGGCACTGGTATGTACCTTGAAGCCTGCCTTAAAGGTTATAAACTCATTGCGGTTCCTAAAGATCAGGAATTTCGGGATACGCTTCTGGATAAGAGTCTTGATGAACTTGGAGAGATCCTTCGATCGTACAAAACAGTTCACAACAATTCCGATCTGGAAACAAAGAAACGTGCCATAAGAGCCATTGAGATTGAACGCTATTACGCTTCACATCCAGAAATTGAGATGAAACATCCTGAGCTAAAACCATTGCTTATTGGAATCAAATTTGACCGAGAAGAACGACGCAATCGCATTTCTCTTCGTTTAAAAGAGAGACTCGAATCTGGGATGATTGAAGAAGTTGAAGGCCTTATCAAATCGGGTGTTAGTCCCGAAGATCTGATTTACTACGGATTGGAATATAAATTTTTAACCAAATACGTGATTGGAGAATTGACTTACGACGAAATGTTCTCTCAATTGGAAATTGCCATTCATCAGTTTGCCAAACGCCAAATGACCTGGTTTAGAAAAATGGAACGCAGCGGATTCGAAATCCATTGGTTGGATGGTTTTATGCCACTCGAAGAGAAAATCGAAAAGGTTAAAGAACTTTGGAATGCATAA
- the smpB gene encoding SsrA-binding protein, protein MQKINIRNKRASFEYEFIEKFVAGIQLFGTEIKSIRAGKASLVDSYCYFTNSELYVKGMHIAEYRFGSYYNHEEKRERKLLLNRKELDKLERKTKESGLSIVPVSLFITQKGFAKLEIALCRGKKNYDKRESLKQKDHKRDIDRLMKR, encoded by the coding sequence ATGCAAAAAATCAACATAAGAAATAAGCGTGCCAGTTTTGAATATGAATTTATTGAGAAATTTGTTGCCGGCATTCAGTTGTTTGGAACAGAAATAAAATCGATTCGCGCAGGGAAAGCCAGTTTGGTCGATTCGTATTGTTATTTTACGAACAGTGAATTGTATGTGAAAGGCATGCATATTGCCGAATACAGATTTGGTAGCTATTACAATCATGAAGAAAAACGTGAACGTAAGCTGTTGCTTAATCGAAAAGAGCTTGATAAGTTGGAAAGAAAAACGAAAGAGTCTGGTCTTTCTATTGTTCCCGTAAGCTTATTTATTACTCAAAAAGGCTTTGCAAAGCTTGAAATTGCACTATGTAGAGGTAAAAAGAACTACGATAAACGTGAAAGTTTAAAACAAAAAGATCATAAACGTGATATTGATCGATTGATGAAGAGGTAG